A region of Scleropages formosus chromosome 2, fSclFor1.1, whole genome shotgun sequence DNA encodes the following proteins:
- the fblim1 gene encoding filamin-binding LIM protein 1 isoform X2, with protein MASATPQKRMVSSVFITLASPHRATVTPQTPAGATRSSAPLARKEDTHGALSKGAAQISAPTTMKSLSPSITPTHMFHSPQQGALPSLSASTPSPKMQWGKASCEEIPVPRDNIVGDVLPPPPPPPSVEMELSAEMDPPLPPPPLAEPLPPPLSPVTRPSDPPVSSWSALPDKRPDVRLSSGGSSHSAEKEKLPVSQNLREDGAGPESEDVCGFCRKVVPLSEPAINALNRTYHANCFQCRQCGLPLAGQMYYNKAGIPLCEDCYQASLEQCWACGEVIKEQVIRALGRGYHPSCFVCATCRRPIGEEKFAQGEVGEVYCLPDYYRKYAPCCSACQQLIVPADDGKDSYTVECLGRSFHEDCYRCETCQVLLSPEPNEQGCYPLDGRVLCKTCHLALIQEAQH; from the exons ATGGCATCAGCTACCCCCCAGAAGAGGATGGTGTCCTCTGTTTTCATTACTCTGGCATCTCCGCATCGTGCCACCGTCACACCGCAGACCCCTGCAGGCGCCACGCGGAGCTCAGCGCCACTTGCCCGCAAGGAAGACACTCACGGCGCGCTCTCCAAAGGCGCTGCTCAAATCAGTGCACCCACAACAATGAAATCCCTGTCTCCTTCCATCACTCCCACACATATGTTCCATTCTCCCCAACAGGGGGCACTGCCTTCTCTTTCTGCCAGCACCCCAAGCCCCAAAATGCAATGGGGCAAGGCAAGCTGTGAAGAGATACCCGTGCCTAGAGACAACATTGTGGGAG ACGTTCTaccgcctcctcctccaccaccttcTGTGGAAATGGAGCTTTCTGCAGAGATGGAcccaccccttcccccaccacCTCTTGCTGAACCTTTGCCTCCCCCTTTGAGTCCAGTCACCCGGCCCAGTGACCCTCCTGTCTCCTCTTGG AGTGCCTTGCCTGATAAGCGGCCTGACGTGAGGTTGtcctctgggggttcaagtcacAGTGCTGAGAAGGAGAAGCTCCCAGTGAGCCAGAATCTCAGGGAAGACGGGGCAGGTCCCGAGAGTGAAG ATGTGTGTGGCTTTTGTCGAAAGGTGGTACCTCTCAGTGAGCCTGCCATCAATGCCTTAAACAGGACATACCATGCAAACTGTTTCCAGTGCAGACAGTGTGGCCTTCCTCTGGCTGGGCAAATGTACTACAACAAGGCAGGAATACCGCTGTGCGAGGACTGCTACCAG GCGAGCCTGGAGCAATGCTGGGCATGTGGTGAAGTCATCAAAGAGCAGGTGATCCGTGCGCTGGGGCGGGGCTACCACCCATCCTGTTTCGTCTGCGCAACATGTCGCCGACCAATCGGAGAGGAGAAATTTGCACAAGGGGAGGTCGGGGAAGTGTACTGCCTCCCGGACTACTACAG GAAATATGCTCCTTGCTGCAGTGCCTGTCAGCAGCTCATTGTACCTGCAGACGACGGAAAGGACAGCTACACTGTTGAATGTTTGGGGCGCTCCTTCCATGAGGACTGCTATCGGTGTGAG ACCTGCCAAGTCTTACTGTCCCCAGAGCCAAATGAACAGGGCTGCTACCCTCTGGATGGAAGAGTGCTTTGTAAGACTTGTCACCTGGCCCTCATACAAGAAGCCCAGCACTAA
- the fblim1 gene encoding filamin-binding LIM protein 1 isoform X1, whose translation MASATPQKRMVSSVFITLASPHRATVTPQTPAGATRSSAPLARKEDTHGALSKGAAQISAPTTMKSLSPSITPTHMFHSPQQGALPSLSASTPSPKMQWGKASCEEIPVPRDNIVGDVLPPPPPPPSVEMELSAEMDPPLPPPPLAEPLPPPLSPVTRPSDPPVSSWKSALPDKRPDVRLSSGGSSHSAEKEKLPVSQNLREDGAGPESEDVCGFCRKVVPLSEPAINALNRTYHANCFQCRQCGLPLAGQMYYNKAGIPLCEDCYQASLEQCWACGEVIKEQVIRALGRGYHPSCFVCATCRRPIGEEKFAQGEVGEVYCLPDYYRKYAPCCSACQQLIVPADDGKDSYTVECLGRSFHEDCYRCETCQVLLSPEPNEQGCYPLDGRVLCKTCHLALIQEAQH comes from the exons ATGGCATCAGCTACCCCCCAGAAGAGGATGGTGTCCTCTGTTTTCATTACTCTGGCATCTCCGCATCGTGCCACCGTCACACCGCAGACCCCTGCAGGCGCCACGCGGAGCTCAGCGCCACTTGCCCGCAAGGAAGACACTCACGGCGCGCTCTCCAAAGGCGCTGCTCAAATCAGTGCACCCACAACAATGAAATCCCTGTCTCCTTCCATCACTCCCACACATATGTTCCATTCTCCCCAACAGGGGGCACTGCCTTCTCTTTCTGCCAGCACCCCAAGCCCCAAAATGCAATGGGGCAAGGCAAGCTGTGAAGAGATACCCGTGCCTAGAGACAACATTGTGGGAG ACGTTCTaccgcctcctcctccaccaccttcTGTGGAAATGGAGCTTTCTGCAGAGATGGAcccaccccttcccccaccacCTCTTGCTGAACCTTTGCCTCCCCCTTTGAGTCCAGTCACCCGGCCCAGTGACCCTCCTGTCTCCTCTTGG AAGAGTGCCTTGCCTGATAAGCGGCCTGACGTGAGGTTGtcctctgggggttcaagtcacAGTGCTGAGAAGGAGAAGCTCCCAGTGAGCCAGAATCTCAGGGAAGACGGGGCAGGTCCCGAGAGTGAAG ATGTGTGTGGCTTTTGTCGAAAGGTGGTACCTCTCAGTGAGCCTGCCATCAATGCCTTAAACAGGACATACCATGCAAACTGTTTCCAGTGCAGACAGTGTGGCCTTCCTCTGGCTGGGCAAATGTACTACAACAAGGCAGGAATACCGCTGTGCGAGGACTGCTACCAG GCGAGCCTGGAGCAATGCTGGGCATGTGGTGAAGTCATCAAAGAGCAGGTGATCCGTGCGCTGGGGCGGGGCTACCACCCATCCTGTTTCGTCTGCGCAACATGTCGCCGACCAATCGGAGAGGAGAAATTTGCACAAGGGGAGGTCGGGGAAGTGTACTGCCTCCCGGACTACTACAG GAAATATGCTCCTTGCTGCAGTGCCTGTCAGCAGCTCATTGTACCTGCAGACGACGGAAAGGACAGCTACACTGTTGAATGTTTGGGGCGCTCCTTCCATGAGGACTGCTATCGGTGTGAG ACCTGCCAAGTCTTACTGTCCCCAGAGCCAAATGAACAGGGCTGCTACCCTCTGGATGGAAGAGTGCTTTGTAAGACTTGTCACCTGGCCCTCATACAAGAAGCCCAGCACTAA